DNA sequence from the Alosa sapidissima isolate fAloSap1 chromosome 13, fAloSap1.pri, whole genome shotgun sequence genome:
CTGCGGGGTGCCCCCGGGCCTTGTTGCACAATGCCCCCCACTACCTTCCTGCGGCGCGTCTTCCTGCCGCAATCTGGAGCGACCGTATCTGTTGGGGGAAGACACAGCTGTATGCGTTTGGAAGAATATTCCCAATTGCACCGGAGACGTGTCTTTGTATGCTGAGCTGTATTTGTTCAAGTTCTAATGAAATGTGTGTCTCAAAAatagtatattagcctactaaTGCGGTGTTTGGTAGCCTACGATAGCCTACTGATGTGGCGTGCAAgcaaaataagtagcctaatattgAAGGCGACACATTTAGACAATTTCTGACATTCAAAAGTGAGCCTACAGAGAAAACCCATTTTGTGCTTGTAAATACTAATACCTTTTTCATCGAacaacattaggcctaccttgATCTACTATCATTGTAGCCTGAAGGACTGAGTTTATTGAAACGTCACAatcgttatttttttttatttgtatgattattattattttttacacaACAGAAACGTGTCATTAACTGTAGGAATTGGGACACTATAGTAAAACTTACATTAATAAGCTAATGCAATATAGTGATGTAGCTAGGCGTATGACCTAAACCATGGCTTTCCCACAACTGCATCCAAATAGTGTAATCCGTGGAGAAAATTAACCGTTTTCATATTTGCATGTttgaaatgtaggctagttttcGAGTGAGATGGTATTTGAATACCAACGTGAGTGATTAAAGGCAAATCCTATTTTAACTAAGTTAGTTCAATGAATTGGCCTGTGCATGTAAAATACCACTGCTATGAATTTGTAGCTTCTAGAAAATTCATTGTTTCGATGTAAATGCACGAAATGGATTAACAGTGTCATCAGCCTAATAGTTGATCGTGAATAAATCCCCACCAACTTTAGAAGATAATAGCTAAGCATCCTCTAAGGCGTTAAGTTTTCATATGAAACACCTCGTTTGATTATAATACTGGGACATAAATGGAAATAAAATGAACCTATTTAATTAGTAGCCTAAGGTTAGCCAATCTCTTTCTTGTCTTGACTTCTTCACGCCCAGAGAAGAAATCAAGTTCATTCACAACTTCACCATCAGCTGGTGCCTATTGTCTCGGGTGACCAATGAGAGAGCAAACAATTACGACTCCGGCCTCTCACGGCTGATTAAGAAAACCTGTTGAAGTCAGCAGTGGGTATCTGCACGCGTGTAAGTGAAGTGAGTGGCGGTGAACTCTCTGTCTAAATGAACGGACTAAACTGATTGTCATCTCACGCCCAGACGGCAAATGCCCGCATTTCCACACAGGTCGGCTTCTTGACCTCTTGCCTTCTTAGAGGAACCTTATCTCGCATAGGCCTACGACGTTGAAGGATTTCACTtggtttattactttttttccgATGATGGAGGGATTTGTCACTTTAACTTAGAAGTTTAAGAAGACCACATCCAAGCTTGCTGACTTGCCTGCCAAGACATAGGCTATTCTACAGCTAATCCTGAAGATGTCTGAAAGAACCCAAAGTCCAGCAGCAGACTGCAACGGAAGGTCCTTCGATGTCAACAGAGCAATGTACGCCCAGGCTCTCGGGCAAGATGGACTGGGCAACGCATCGCTCCAGTTCCAGCACATGCTACAAGACCCGGGCCTGCTTTTCAACAAATCTTCTTTCAATGGAATCACTCCTCCGCCTCCACAGGCTTTCTTTGCGTTCCCTGCGGTTGGCGGCGACTACAGAGCATCAGAGGTACAGGCTGGGGACTTTACGCAGCCCAAACATTGGTACCCTTTCGCTGCCCCGGAGTACACCGGTCAGGTAGCCGGTACTACAACGGCTACCCAGCCTGCAAACCTCAGTCCGCCAATTGCTGAGACAAGGGAGCAAGTAAAAATGCCAGAGATAAAGACTGAAAAAGAGGTTAATGACGAGTATGCTACTGAGACAAAGCTGCAGGTTCCACCACCGGCGACCTCCGTTGCCCACGGCGTCTATTACTCTGCTCCGTGGAATCCATCTTTTTGGCCAGGCCTCTCGCACATCAACGCTCCCGGCAACCCAGCCGCAACTCAAACAATACAGTCCTCTGCATTATCTCCTTCTCTTTCACCATCTCCGCCTGGAAATACGTTTTCTACAGCCGGGTTTTATAGCGGTGGTTCCGCGCAAACAGTTCCAACGACCCAGGCGCAGACCACGGCGCGAAGTAGCGGCTCTTCTAGTGGTGGCTGCAGTGACTCGGAGGAAGAGGTAAGTACATCCATGACCTTTTAATCAGTAGTTCTTTTGCACATCAGGCCAATGTGTAGGCTACGAGTTATTTTTGAtttgtttgtatatgtatatatataatatatatttcagacgattttttttttatatatatatataggaaaATCTAACCACAGAAGAATTGGAACAGTTCGCTAAAGAACTGAAACACAAGCGCATCACCTTGGGATTCACACAAGCAGATGTTGGATTGGCATTAGGTAATCTTTATGGtaagtctcttttttttttcagttaacTCCTCTTACAGACTGAAGAAGCCTATAGGCCTTCTACAAACTATTTTGCATAAATGTCAGTTAAGCAGTTTGTTTACGTTAATGAccactgttttttgttttacttgTCCAGGTAAAATGTTCAGCCAGACGACGATTTGCCGTTTCGAGGCGCTTCAGCTGAGCTTCAAGAACATGTGCAAGCTCAAGCCACTACTGCAAAGATGGCTCAATGATGCAGAAACCTCCGAGAACCCTCAAGACGTGAGTGATCTCTCTGGAATCAGATTTCGCCATGTTAAACACAATTTGGTCACATTTGTTGCTTTGGCCACATCATGCATCACCTAACGCCATCATGTAGGCAAAGTGAAGTCTGACTTGGACCAAGGATCACTCCTCCAATGAGTGGCCATTGGACAAGCTGTATGACGTTGAATCAACAATTCCATAACACCATGTGTATCTGGCAGGAATTTTGTGAAGTCCTGTCTAGTATTCAACAACAATAGGACAGTAATGTTGCTAATGGCCCTGTTCTTACAGATGTATAAAATCGAGCGTGTGTTTGTGGACaccagaaagaggaagaggaggacgagtCTGGAGGGAACTGTGCGTACTGCCCTTGAATCCTATTTTGTGAAATGCCCCAAGCCCAACACCCAGGAAATCACTCATATCTCAGATGACCTTGGCCTTGAGCGAGATGTGAGTTCACTCCCTTCTGAAATAATCTGGAGTTTATTACAATGTTTTATGAAGTATTTGATGGACAGTGTGACTTCATGGTTTGTCTGCTCACACCCTTTATATTTTAAGCTTGTTAAACCAAAGGCTTCAATAGGCCTCTACAGTCTGACATAACATGCATCAAAGCAGCTAATAGTTTTGATACATCCTCAGAAATGTGGTCTTTTagggcagtggttcttaaactgggggtcgGCAAATATGGAAGGGCTCACGAAATCATTTGCAAATCAGTGTTTCAATAATGTTCATTCAAAAGTCGATGTTCTGTTTATGCAAACTCGGCCTCTGCCTCTTGCAATGATGTGCTTAAAGATGCTGTACATAAGCTTACCAGTCACAGAACACTGTACAGCCTTTTTTCAACACACGAGTGCCAGTTATACATTGGATGAGTGCTAGTTATCCTTTGGAAAATAATAAATCGGGTTGTCATCGGCTGCCATGACATTAATGCTTTTGGTGTTGACATGGCATATCTATGTGAAATTTCCACCTCTGCAACATTTTCCAAAGTAAAAGCACATTTCACCAGTTGGAGAGGGGGGGTAGCGAGGTTGGCAGACAGCGTTTCAGAGCCACTACTTTAGGGGCTAGCTATACGTGCTTATTTTAACTTGTAAAGACTTTCACTTTGCATTAGTGAACCTGTGGTGGTTTATGTGTCCTAACGGTGTGCTTTTTGCGGTATCTTTGGACaggttgtgcgtgtgtggttcTGCAATCGCAGACAGAAGGGAAAACGCCTGGCTTTGCCTTTCGATGACGAGTGTGCGGAGAGCCAGTACTACGAGCAAAGCCCACCCCCACCTCACATGGGGCCCAACATGCACCCGGGTCAGGGATATCCGACCAacacccacccctccaccccaacCCTGTACATGCCCCCTCTCCATCGAGCAGATGTCTTCAAACAGGCCTTGCATCCTGGACTGGTGGGTCACCTCCCCAGCTAACTGGAGCTAGCCGTAGCATTCCCAACACCCACACCCCACTCCCCTTTGAACCAGTACATCCTCTATCACTCTACAAAAGGGCAGGTTGGTACCGGTGACATCAGGCCAATGTGTAGGTTTGGGCCTGTGGTACTCATAAGACTGATAACCGATGACAATATGGAACACCACCCATGCAAGCAAATTAAATGTGCACACTAAGATTCTTGGCTGAGTATGCTAAATGGTTGAGTCTTGTTGGTCACAAGCCTGTCAGCTTGGGGTGTTTTTGTCCTGGTTGCTGGAAAGAAGTGTCTAACATGTGGCCTTTTTCTAGCTAACTGAAATTGTGatgagccttttttttttttttttttttttttgctaaagCTATTGCACATCAAGAGTTGAAAGTTGACGTTTTTccaaatgtttattttggtgAATGCCcattttatgtatgtgtatttgacaTTTTTTACTGGAAAAGTACTCGACACAAGGTTTTTTTAAAAGCCAAATGAATTGTATATGTGGCTTAAATGCAGTCTGTTACCACGCCTGTTTTAAATAGTTTTTAAAGGATGAGTGCATTCACTAGACAAATGTTTTGTGAGGACATCAGGTAGTGCTCTTCATTTTGCATCCATTTCTCTTCCCATTCATGTGTTAATGTTGCATGTAAAACAAATTCTCACCTTTCAGTTGCTAATGCTTGCTTTTATAGCCATGGTCGGCATTCTTAAAGTTTTATATCTCTGTATGCTTATGTGTGTCTCTTTTTAATGGCCTCTATGTGGAGTAGTCATGTGCCTTATGTTTACACCTGCATTTTCAAATGAGTCACTTTTCAAGCTGCTGTATCACTGTTGCTACATACTGTAAATGAAAGTCTTGAATAATTTATTGAGACACTAAACCTAAAGTGTTTCTTTGGCTGATGGCGATATTGCCCTTTTGTGAATGTAGCTATTAAATACATCGTCTGGAATTCGTATCACTTCATGGGAGCTGTGTCTAGTTTCCATAATTGACTTTGTTCAGCAACAGGCTACAACATCTTCCTCTTTCCAGCGGTGTTGACAGCTCTGCTGTGTCATATGGGGTCAGAGACCCTTCAAAACTCACACTCGACTAAATCTCCGGGTCAGAATTACCTCATCCTTCCTGGTGAGACTCAGATTTTGTTGGCTGAATCTCAAGTCCTGAACCTTCACACACTTAACTGACATCTGTCGTAAGTGGTCATGTTTGCAAGAGTGTAAGAGTTTAAAACGCTAATAACAGGAATGGGACAGTGCCTGTTACCTGTCATTAAATTGACaacacaaaaaatgtgtttcaaaCATGTTTCCGTTTTATGGCAGTAGTTTAGGtattgatttttattttcaaGCTCCTCTACAATATGTATGTAGGAGAACTTTGGAGTTCACTTTTCGGagctataggcctaggctagttcGTTGCCACCTCAATgaactatgctaagctaggctaacagtggGTGACTCAGTTTGACCAACTAGGGAATTGAATGTTGGATACCAATATTTCTTTAAGGGCTTTTTACATATTGAAAAACGATCATTTATATGCCTGTTATAATGGTGAAAATAAGCTATTTATTTTAACAGCATAGTCGCCCCATGGGGTTACACTGTAAAGTCATCTGACGTTAGTGGCAGACATGGCCAAACTCTCTAGTATGACTGAGTTAGGCTAGGCCCTACTACATGCACATATATGGTATGTGTCATCTCATCTAATTCTGGGGGACATTGGGcgaataagctaatttcccaaaatgttgctGTGTTCCTTTAAGTAATTTTTCAGACAGGGTAGGCCTACTGGAATATAGAGCTACCTTTATGCACACCCATATGGAAAGAGGAAATGTAGCCAGAGTCAGCAGGATGATTAGCTGGCTAGTTTCAGTATACAACATTCAAATAATGTTTGACAGGTGCTCTTCAAAACAAGGTAGGTACTGCAAGAGTAATGGAACTAAACAGTGCAGcgctttttattatttttatttcgcaaaaaaaaacatgttaccTACAGCAAATACCTACACCAACAGCAATTTCATTCAATTTTGGCCAAAGTCAGCAAGATGGAGATTTTTACCAGGAAACATCTGCACAGACCAATCCTTGAGTCTGTTTCCTCAGGCTCAcacccagggagagagagagagctaattAATATGATAATTAAACATGAATTGTGTAACCCATGTGTCTCTTAAAAACCTTGATATATTCGACAACAGAATTACCGAAACTAATGCTACCCATAAATCAGAAGACTGACAacatttgggaaagattcttgaaagattggagtcttttaactaatgccccccattcaagctttactcaaaaaactacaatctttcaaaaaAAGAGCAAAATTGTGTTGGAATGAAATGGTACACAAACAAAATTAGTATattgcacaaacacaaaataaataacGATTAGTAAATCAAGTATCATTTTGAACATCAATCTTATTATGTTTTTTTACCTCTTCATTGCACCAATGTCATAGTATACTTTTTGTGATCTTAAAGgcactctaagcgatgttgggtaatgtcacttctgttccgttcaaacaaaacagagagctagtccCTCGCttctccctcccgtgcaactggaactctcctaaacgcacatCTAGTCGGTGATTTGCTGCaacagtttgttttgtttttatggtccaggatggaccaagttgtttttgttgtcgtttttagagcctgggctgtccacagaggccGCATATTTTTAGTGTATTCAGGGCATAGGCAGCTAAGATGATGAGGtgatgttttagcttagaaaccacgTTACATCACTTGAGCACCTTTCATTTGTGGCGATGAGAGCAGATAGAACAAAGCCTCTCCCGCCAGTCTGTGTGCAGTTTAACAGAATACTGATGTTTCCAAGCAAAATAAGTGGCATAGCGTTCTTTATCCACTGTCAGATTCTTGAGAAATTCTCCAAGCTCATTAATGGAACTGAAGTCGTCCACATGGATAAAGGAGTCTTTTGGTGCCACGGCCTCATACTGTTCCCGCGGTGGACCTAAAACTACAGGCACTGCTCCCCCTAGTAAGGCATTTCGCCAAAACTTCTCTGTGATGTAGTCTCTGGAGATGGAGTTTTCAAAAGCAAGGTAGAAATAGCAGTGAGAGATTGTGGGTAACAGACTCTCTGCGTCCAAAGGGTTTTTCGTAGCTTTCCCATACACTTTCacattaattacttttttaagcTGCTTATACACAGTCGACCTGTAATGTCGTTTTGAGTAGTTACTCACAACCCAGCAGGCTTGGAACGTTTTGTTCATTGGTAAGCGGGCATCAACTGTGCTGTCATTATTTGCTTCCTTCGGCACCAGTTCTCCATATGGGATGGTAATGTCTGCATCCCGTCTGTAGGTCATGACATAACTGAAGTGACATTCAAGGCCCTCGAGATTCCCACTGTTCTCTGGGCTCTCCAAGGACATCCAGACCCACCTCTGGCCGGGCGGGCGGGAACTGTTCAACGGCAGCCTCTGTTGACCTGACACCAACTCGCGATTGTGGAAGACCACCAAATCTGCTCTTAAAAACCAGGACCGATTATCCACCAGAAGGCATCCATGATAGCCATACTGCTCCAAACACACATCAGCACTCAGGCTGTATGGCTTTCCAAAAGGCCAGTGCCAGAGCAGGATTGTGACATTTGTGCTTGAAAAAGTAAAAAGGTCTCTCTGTTTATAATCCATAGGCTCTATCGGTGATAGCAAGTAAAATAATGAGAATATTGAGATGAGTGAAGATGAAGTGAGCAGTACGCAGAAGGTCATCTTTCGAAAGCAAATCCTCATGGTAGATATCCAGTGTATTAACCACTGTGAGCAAAAGAACAGAACAAATAGTTAGAGATAAGACATATTTACACATATTCAGTGCTCTCTGCTTATTGTTTCTTTTCCTCACTTTTTTCAGTCTAGCAACCACTTGATACACTATAGCAACCACCagaactaccctagcaacaccctagcaaccatctcaattaccctagTAACAACTtagcaaccaccactataatgtcaacctagcaaccaccatagctaCCAACaagattaccctagcaaccatcatagcaaccactttattttgaatagcaaccaccatatgttccctagcaacaacctagcaaccatatgatttaccctagcaacaaactagcaaccaccactacaATGTCAacttagcaaccaccatagcaaccaacatgattaccctagctaccagcatagcaaccactttatttgccatagcaaccatcattatgtacttttttatttttatgcaaCACCATTGTAACTATCTCTGCACTATCTGTTtctactctgtatgatattttacatcatattttttgcattttcatgcacttgtAATTCcatggaattacattctctagtttgtgtttttgtttgttttgtttaatctaCTGTtgaacaacctagcaaccaccatagcagccaacatgattaccctagcaaccagcatagcaaccactttataggGCATAGCAACCATCATTatgtacttttttatttttatgcaacaccattgtaactatctctgcattatctgtttctactctgtatgatattttacatcatattttttgcattttcatgcacttgtAATTCCCTGGAATGACATTCTCTAGTTTGTGtttttgcttgttttgtttaatCTACTGTTGAAGTAAAGAAAATGTTTCATGGCAACTGGTCATGGTCATGGAATTCTTAGACATGTATGCTTCCAATGTTGAATGTTTGCAGAAGTGGACATCTGAAAAAAATTCACCAGTATTCCCACAATCAGAATATGGTcaaatatttgcataatatttttatttttttccccttgggTTATTAACATAAGACTGGCTAAGTAAGTTGCATCATCATATAATGTACTTTGTATAGCATATTTATGGAAAGTCTATTGAAGTGGACAAAAACAATAACTATGTCA
Encoded proteins:
- the LOC121680712 gene encoding alpha-(1,3)-fucosyltransferase 7, which gives rise to MRICFRKMTFCVLLTSSSLISIFSLFYLLSPIEPMDYKQRDLFTFSSTNVTILLWHWPFGKPYSLSADVCLEQYGYHGCLLVDNRSWFLRADLVVFHNRELVSGQQRLPLNSSRPPGQRWVWMSLESPENSGNLEGLECHFSYVMTYRRDADITIPYGELVPKEANNDSTVDARLPMNKTFQACWVVSNYSKRHYRSTVYKQLKKVINVKVYGKATKNPLDAESLLPTISHCYFYLAFENSISRDYITEKFWRNALLGGAVPVVLGPPREQYEAVAPKDSFIHVDDFSSINELGEFLKNLTVDKERYATYFAWKHQYSVKLHTDWRERLCSICSHRHK
- the pou5f3 gene encoding POU domain, class 5, transcription factor 1, coding for MSERTQSPAADCNGRSFDVNRAMYAQALGQDGLGNASLQFQHMLQDPGLLFNKSSFNGITPPPPQAFFAFPAVGGDYRASEVQAGDFTQPKHWYPFAAPEYTGQVAGTTTATQPANLSPPIAETREQVKMPEIKTEKEVNDEYATETKLQVPPPATSVAHGVYYSAPWNPSFWPGLSHINAPGNPAATQTIQSSALSPSLSPSPPGNTFSTAGFYSGGSAQTVPTTQAQTTARSSGSSSGGCSDSEEEENLTTEELEQFAKELKHKRITLGFTQADVGLALGNLYGKMFSQTTICRFEALQLSFKNMCKLKPLLQRWLNDAETSENPQDMYKIERVFVDTRKRKRRTSLEGTVRTALESYFVKCPKPNTQEITHISDDLGLERDVVRVWFCNRRQKGKRLALPFDDECAESQYYEQSPPPPHMGPNMHPGQGYPTNTHPSTPTLYMPPLHRADVFKQALHPGLVGHLPS